In Humulus lupulus chromosome 6, drHumLupu1.1, whole genome shotgun sequence, a single genomic region encodes these proteins:
- the LOC133782255 gene encoding vicianin hydrolase-like, translating into MAFTQILLIVFSFALSEATSSAKPVPYSQPLYKTSFPKDFIFGAGTAAYQSEGAAFLDGKGPNIWDTFTRQHPEKIWDRSNGDVAVDFYHRYKEDIKLMKKVGLNSFRFSFSWSRILPKGKLSGGVNPLGVKYYNDLINELLANGIKPFVTLFHFDTPQELEQEYGSWLSPKIVKDFSDYANFCFKTFGDRVKLWVTMNEPNGFTMNGYNFGTFAPSRCSNYVGNCTAGDSATEPYIVAHHLLLSHATVVKLYRQKYKPYQKGKIGITIVTHWFEPKYNTTTNRKAASRALDFFFGWFAHPVTFGHYPLSIRLAAGNRLPKFTEAESKLLKGSMDFLGLNYYTTNYAESAPLTSRRNVSYVGDRQATLTTDKNGIPIGTPTALGWLFIYPQGLRKLLLHIKDHYNNPEIYITENGLADANNNSLPIKEAIKDSLRIKYLHGHLSYLLKAIREGVKVKGYYVWTFWDDFEWDAGYTVRFGIAYIDFKDNLKRYLKYSAYWLKRFLLN; encoded by the exons ATGGCATTTACTCAAATTCTCCTCATTGTCTTCTCCTTTGCTCTCTCCGAAGCCACTTCTTCTGCAAAACCTGTTCCTTATTCCCAACCTCTATATAAGACCAGTTTTCCAAAAGACTTCATTTTTGGAGCTGGAACTGCTGCTTACCAG TCTGAAGGAGCAGCATTCTTAGATGGAAAGGGTCCAAATATATGGGATACTTTTACTCGCCAACATCCAG AAAAAATTTGGGATCGAAGCAATGGAGATGTAGCTGTGGATTTTTATCATCGTTACAAG GAGGACATCAAATTGATGAAGAAAGTTGGTTTGAACTCCTTCAGATTCTCTTTCTCTTGGTCAAGAATATTACCAA AGGGCAAACTCAGCGGAGGTGTGAATCCACTTGGCGTCAAATACTACAATGACCTCATCAATGAGCTTCTTGCCAATg GAATCAAGCCATTTGTGACTTTATTCCATTTTGACACACCACAAGAACTTGAACAAGAATATGGAAGTTGGTTGAGCCCTAAAATAGT GAAGGACTTCTCAGACTATGCTAATTTTTGTTTCAAGACATTTGGCGATCGAGTAAAATTGTGGGTCACTATGAATGAACCCAATGGATTTACAATGAATGGTTACAATTTTGGTACTTTTGCGCCAAGTCGATGCTCTAACTATGTTGGGAATTGTACGGCTGGTGACTCAGCTACCGAACCTTACATTGTAGCCCACCATTTGCTTCTTTCTCATGCTACTGTCGTAAAATTGTATAGGCAGAAGTATAAG CCTTACCAAAAGGGGAAAATTGGAATTACCATAGTTACACATTGGTTCGAACCAAAATACAATACAACAACGAATCGAAAGGCAGCCTCTAGAGCTCTTGATTTCTTCTTTGGATG GTTCGCTCATCCAGTAACCTTTGGACACTATCCCCTAAGTATAAGATTAGCAGCGGGAAATAGACTACCTAAGTTCACTGAAGCAGAATCAAAGTTGCTAAAAGGATCAATGGATTTTCTAGGATTGAATTATTACACTACCAATTATGCAGAAAGTGCTCCTTTGACAAGTCGTCGTAACGTTAGCTATGTTGGAGATCGACAAGCCACACTTACAA CTGACAAAAATGGAATTCCAATTGGAACGCCG ACTGCGTTGGGCTGGCTTTTCATATATCCACAGGGACTCCGAAAGCTTTTGCTACATATAAAGGATCATTACAACAATCCAGAAATATACATTACCGAAAACG GACTGGCTGATGCGAATAACAACTCTTTGCCCATTAAAGAAGCTATCAAAGACAGCTTGAGGATAAAATATCTTCACGGCCATCTCTCATATCTTTTGAAAGCAATACG GGAAGGTGTTAAAGTGAAGGGATACTATGTTTGGACATTTTGGGATGACTTTGAATGGGATGCTGGTTATACAGTCCGTTTTGGCATAGCTTACATTGATTTTAAGGATAATTTGAAAAGGTATCTCAAATATTCTGCGTATTGGTTGAAGAGGTTCCTTCTCAATTAG